The stretch of DNA GGACCGTTTTGTCAGCTTGGCCGCGTTCACATGCTTTCGTACATGGTGGCCTGTGAGGTCGCTTACTCTTGAGCGACAACTTCAGTTGAAAGATTTGGAGAGGTACAAACCAGTAGTGTTGAGAAAGTTCAAGGAACGCatggggtggatgtggttcaccttAAGTGTCGTGGATGCCAAAGAGTACCTTGTCCGTGAATTCTACGCTAATGTGGCGCATATCAGAAAGAAGACAAAGGTAACCAAAGTGTGTAACCTCAAAGTGAGATTTGATCAGCATACACTCAACACATACTTGGGTTTTGAAGATGTTGAGCCAaaggaatatttggagaagtTTGAGATGCAGCCCGTCCCTAGTTAGCGGAGATTCTAGAAGTCCCAGgtccaccaccaccatggatttcCACTGGGGTTCCTATCCATAGGAGCACGCTGAGTTTTGAGGCGAAGGGGTGGGAAACCTTTGTCTACAGTAGACTGGACCCATGCCAAAATGAGACTTACATTCCTATTCCTCGGGCAGTCTTGGTTACTTCTATTATGGTCGGGTACCCTATCAAAGTGGGGGCCGTGATGTCGAACATCATCTCAGTGATTGCTCGGCAAAATGACTCGTCCTCTctatatcccaacactatcacagaaTACCTCACAGATGCAAGGGGTAGAGCCGAAGGATTATGACTcaaaggtgaagccgaagaagccttttacttggtaTTTACTGATGGATGTGAACAATCCgaagaagaaagttcagcctcctaccactgcgggccagtctgatgagccagccaTGGTAGCTGCTgaggcagttgatgttccatccacttcggcCGACCCTTCCTCCAGTGCCGCAGCTATGTCTCCGCTATCATCCATAGCCCCTACTGCAGCTCCTGCCACAGCTTCCACTTCGGCTTTGAAGCTGGTGCCCATGCCTAGTGTCCCACTTTCTGCGctacgagtctcccagacattggcgagcctcaacaactggatgcagacaataactgcaaagttgtctgacttatccagtactgttgcagcataGTCTACTGCTTAGGCACCTCAGTTTCCCCCGATAGttgaggagacattgaagaagatcctagagaaccagaacaccattatggctaccttggtacagcacgagtcagtgatcgaagagttggaaaaataagtaaagaagatgagaaagtccaaggccagcaagaagtcagtggacaagctccggggATAGATGACCAAGCTTGTTGTAGCCAGAGATCTCCCCTTTGACATGCTGAGTGACCCACACCATTCAGGCCCGGATCATATAACACCAGCAGCaccggtggcaccagctggccagccTGAGG from Nicotiana tomentosiformis chromosome 11, ASM39032v3, whole genome shotgun sequence encodes:
- the LOC138901142 gene encoding uncharacterized protein, whose translation is MTRPLYIPTLSQNTSQMQGVEPKDYDSKVKPKKPFTWYLLMDVNNPKKKVQPPTTAGQSDEPAMVAAEAVDVPSTSADPSSSAAAMSPLSSIAPTAAPATASTSALKLVPMPSVPLSALRVSQTLASLNNWMQTITAKLSDLSSTVAA